Genomic segment of Iocasia fonsfrigidae:
GCTTCAGTGGTTTATAAAACCAGGTTAAAGATGGCTGGTGAAGGCCTGCCTACACAAGGTGTAGTTGGTTTTGAGGTCTTTGATCAGAGCAATTTTGGTACTACTGATTTTGAAAGAAGGGTTAATTATTATCGTGCCCTTGGTGGTGAGTTGAGTCGTTCTATTCAGGCCATGGATGCTGTGGAATATGCCAAGGTGCAGATCACAGCCCCGCGGGAAAGTCTTTTTGTTGAAGAAGAACAGGGGGCTGAGGCTTCAGTGCTGGTAAAGTTTACACCAGATTATCAGATCAGCCAGCCCCAGGTAAAGGCCATGATGAATCTTGTTGCCAGTGCTGTAAAAGGCCTGAAGGCAGAGGACGTAACTATTGTTGATACTGCCGGAAACCTATTGAGTACTAATTTAAATGAAGATGAAGATAATGGTTTTGATCAGGAACTGACTATTAATCAATTTGAATTGCAGCGTCAGCTGTCTGATGAAATACGTAGGGACCTGAGGGCTATGCTGACTAGGGTTCTGGGGCCAGATAATTTTACTGTTCAGGTCAAGGCCAGGATGAATTTTGATCAGCGGCAGGTAGAGAGTAAGACCTATTCACCAGTGGTAGATGATGAGGGTATTATCCGCAGCCGTCAGGAGCGCCTGGAGAATTATCAGGGTAATATTGATGGTGTCGGAGGTGTCCCTGGAACCACCTCAAATGTTCCTCAATACCAGGAAATAGAGGGAGAAGAGGGGACAGGTTCGTATAGTAGTTCTGATATAGTTACTAATTATGAGATAAATGAGAGGCTTGAACGCCGTGTTTACTCACCAGGGAGTATTGACTACCTCTCAGCGGCTGTTATTGTTAATAATAATCTGGCTGAAGAGGACTTAGAAAAAATAAGAGGGGCAGTACAGGCTGCTATTGGTTATAACCCGGAACGTGGTGATACTGTTACTGTTACCAGTCTTAATTTTGATAACTCAATGGAAGAAGAGTTTGCTGCAGCTCGAGAGGCTGAGGCGGCAGCCCGGAGGACAAAAATGCTAATCTATGCCGGACTTATTGGATTTATTCTTTTACTATTAGTAATTTCTCTCTTTATCTTTAGGCACTCTGCCAGGAGTGGAGAGGAAAGAACAGGCCAACATGCTCTGGATTATATGGTAGATGATGAACTGGAAGATGAAGTAGCTGCTGCTGCTGAACTTACCGATGAACAGAAAAAACGAATGAAAATCAGGGAACAGCTTACAGAGCTTATTAATGATAAACCTGAAGAGGTTACTGAAATGATTAAGAGCTGGTTAGTTGATGAGTAATAAGGGGTTGTTATTATGAACTATAAAGATTTAACTGGAAAACAAAAAGCGGCGATTTTACTGGTTGCTATGGGACCAGATGTATCTGCCAGTATATTTCAACATTTAAGTGATGAAGATATTGAAGAATTAACCCTGGAGATTGCCAATCTACGTCCAGTTGAGAGTGAGCTTAAGGATCAGGTGCTGGAGGAGTTCTTTCAGATCTGCCAGGCCCATGATTATATTAACAGGGGTGGTATAGAATATGCCCGGGAAGTACTGGAAAAAGCTGTAGGTGAGGATAGGGCAAATAGCATCCTGGAGCGTTTAACTGCAACTCTTCAGGTCAGGCCCTTTGATGCTATCCGTAAAACAGACCCTTCCCAGTTAATGAACTTCATTCAGGGTGAACACCCCCAGACTATTGCTATGATTATGGCCTATCTTCAGCCTGAACAATCATCCAGTATACTTGCTTATCTACCTCAGGAAATTCAGGCCGAGGTTTCCCGCAGGATTGCTTTAATGGATAGGACCTCACCTGATATAGTCAAAGAGGTTGAGACAGTCCTTGAACATAAATTATCTTCAATTGTCACCAATGAATATGCTTCAGCTGGAGGTGTAGAGTCGATTGTTAATATCCTGAATTTTGCCGACAGGGGAACAGAAAAGAATATCCTTGACCATCTTGAGGAGAAAGACCCTGAACTGGCAGAAGAAATCAGGAAGCGGATGTTTGTCTTTGAAGATATTATCTTACTGGCTGACCGGGCTGTACAGATGGTACTGCGTCAGGTTGAGACCCATGATGTTGCCCTGTCCCTTAAGACTGCTAGTGATGATGTTGGGAACAAGATTTATAAAAATATGTCCAAGCGGGCTTCTGAAATGTTGAAAGAGGATATTGAATACATGGGGCCGGTCAGGTTGCGTGAAGTAGAGGATGCCCAGCAGAGAATTGTTAATGTTATCCGCCAGTTAGAGGATAGTGGAGAAATTGTTATTGCCCGTGGTGGAGAGGGTGAAGTAATTGTCTAATATCATTAAGTCTTCTAACATTATAGGTGTCTATCAGCTGAAAGACAAAAAAATTGTAAGCAAAAAGGAAGAGATAGCAGAAGAGGAGACAGTAATAGCTGAGAAAGAGGACCTGGTAAAAAAAGAAAAGAAAGAGGCTGCCAGGATGCTGGCTGAAGCTGAGAAAGAGGCCGAAGAAATACTTGCCAAGGCTCGTTCTGAAGCAGAAAAGATAATTGCTGAAGCCGGAGAAAAGGCTGAAGGGATAGTAAAAGAGGCTGAAGAAACCGGTTATCAGGAGGGTTACCAGGAAGGTATCAAGACAGGTAATGATGAGGGTTATCAGGAAGGACTGGCTCTAACTGCTGAGGCTCGGGAGACTATAGAAAGGGTAGTTAAAGAGATCCGTGATGAGCTGACAGCTGAGGCTGAGGAGCTTTCAGGTGAGATTATTACCCTGGCTATTAAGATAGCTGGCCGGATTGTAAATACTCAGTTAGAGCTGCACCCGTCACTTATTAATAACATTATTCAAGAGATGGTAGAGGATATGCGTAATATTGAGAGTGTTGAAATTTTTATTCATCCGAATTTATTGGAATATCTTAATCAAGATAAATTGAATGATAAACTGGTTAAACAGCTGGTTAAAATCAAAGGTGATAATAATTTAAAACCCGGTGACTGTATTGTGGAGTCAGAACTCGGCGGTAGAGATGGTTCGCTTGATACTAAATTGGATTTAATTGAACGAGAACTCCTTAAAGGGGCCGGTTTTCATGAAGAAACTTGATTTTAATAATCTTACTACCAGGGTTGAACAGCTGCCGACCAATAGCAATTTTGGACATATCACCCGGGTTGTAGGGTTAATTATAGAGTCTCAGGGCCCTGAAGTCAGTATTGGTGAATTATGTTTGATAAAACACCAGGATCGGACTGTCAGAGCAGAGGTAGTTGGTTTTGATGACAGCAAGGTTTTATTAATGCCGATAGGTGATATGGATGGCATTACACCAGGTGCCAGGGTAGTGGCTACCGGTGAGCGTTTGTCAGTTAAGGTTGGTGCGGAATTACTGGGACAGGTTGTTGATGGTCTTGGTAAACCTATCTATCATCATAATGGACCAATGCCTGGTCTAATTGATATGCCTTTAAAGGCCCAGCCCCCTGATCCACTTTCCAGGGAAAGGATTACTGAACCTATGGCCCTGGGCATCAGGAGTATTGATGGTTTGATAAGCTGTGGTCGAGGTCAGCGGGTTGGTATTTTTGCTGGTAGTGGTGTTGGTAAGAGTACTTTAATGGGCATGGCCGCCCGTAATACTGATGCTGATATTAATGTTATTGGACTTGTCGGTGAAAGGGGCAGAGAGGTGCTGGACTTTCTGGAAAGGGACCTGGGCCAGGAGGCTTTAGAACATTCTGTCGTGGTAGTAGCAACCTCTGATAAACCTGCTTTAGTCAGGGTGAAGGCAGCCCATGTAACAACAGCTATTGCTGAGTACTTTCGTGACCAGGGGCATGATGTGCTCTTGATGATGGATTCTATTACCAGGGTAGCCATGGCCTTACGTGAAATAGGATTGGCTGTAGGTGAACCACCGACTACCAGGGGTTATCCACCTTCTGTCTATGCTGAACTTCCTAAACTATTGGAGAGAACAGGGACAAATGACCGGGGTTCGATTACTGCCCTTTATACAGTGCTGGTTGAGGGTGATGATTTTAATGAACCAATTTCAGATACTGTCCGTGGAATACTTGATGGACATATCCTTTTATCAAGGGAATTAGCATCACGTAATCACTACCCGGCTGTGGATGTTCTGGAGAGTGTCAGCAGGGTTATGCCTGAGGTTAGTAGTCCAGAACATTTGGAGGCAGCTGGTGAATTGAAAAAACTGCTGGCTGACTACCGTGAAGCAGAAGACCTGATTAATATTGGTGCCTATCAGGCAGGGAGTAATCCGGCAGTAGATAGGGCTATTAATAAGATTGAGTTAATAGATAATTTTTTAAGACAGGATATGAAGGAAAAGACCGAGTTTGCAGAAACCATCAGGCGTTTAACTGAAATAGTTAGGTAGGGTGGATGATCATGAAGGGTTTTCAATTCAATCTCAATAGGGTTCTTGATGTCAGGAAACTGGAGGAGCAGCTCTCCCGCAACAGGCTGTTGGGGGAGAAACACAAGGCTGCTCAAATTGAGGGTGAGCTGGAGGAGTTAAATCATAAACAGCATAAAATATATAATTACCTGCGTGAAAAGGATAATGAAATTACAGTAGAGGAGATGCTTCAGACCCGTAACTTTATTCACCGACAGCGTCGTCAGATAAAACAGGTCAGTGGAAAGCTGTCCAAACAGATGACTGAGGTAGAGAAATGTAATACAGAATTTATTGAAAAGAAGAAGAAAAAAGAGATTCTGGAGAAATTAAAAGAAAAGGAATATCAACAATACCGACAGGAATTATTCCGTAAAGAGCAGCAGCTGATTGATGAAATAAACCAGCAGTTAAAAAAGGGAAGGTGGTTTGAATGAAAAAAGCACTGATAATATTTCTAATACTTATAATCCTGGGTTCTGCTGTTTATCTACTGGAAACCTTTAATCTTATATCACTCAGGGCCTGGGGAGAAAGGGTAATTGTCAATACACCTTTCCTTAAGGAATATGTGCAGACTAATGAAGCCTTTTTAAGTATCGCCGATAAAACAAAAAGGCTGGAAGGGGAAAACAAGCTACTCTTACAGCAAAACCAGGAAATGGAAGGAAAGTTAGAGGAACTAACGAAGTTTGTTGACCAACAGCAGGCAGAGATTGAATCCCTGACAGAGGAACTGGCCAAGGCAAGGGACAGGAGTATCAGTGAAGAGGAAAGGCTGAATAAACTGGTTAAGATATATTCAGAGATGGAGGCAGAAGAGGCGGCCAGGATAATAGCAACACTGGAAAAAGAGCTGGCTATTAAAATCCTGCGCAACTTAAAGGAAAAAGATGCCTCTGCTATCCTGACTCAATTGAGTCCAGCAGATGCAGCAGATTTTTCGCTGGCACTTGACCAATAATTGGCTGGAACGGAAGAGTGTTATATTTAAGTGCTATTTATATAGATTAATTCATCTAGAAAGGGGGTGAGAAAAATGAATATAGGGTTTAATTCGATGGGATTCTTTTCTTCAACAGCCAGTACTGGAGCAGTTAATAGTAAAGGCCCAGCTGTTTCCTTAAAAGGTAACGGTGTTAAGGAGGGTGATTTTAAAAATATTCTCCTAGCTCAAAATCAGGGTGAGTATGGCAGTCAGGATGAGACAGTAGAAAATGTTCTACCTGATGAAGCTTTAGAAAAACTGAATAAATTACTGGAGATGGAGCCTGAAGAGTTAGCAGAAGTACTTCAGGGACTTGAACCTGAGTTTTTAATGGCTCTAAAGGCTTTACTGGATATTCCTGCTGACAGCCTGGCTCAGTATTTAGTTTCCTTGGATCCAGAACTTGACAGTAGCAGTCTGCAGGCTTTGGAGGAATCCCTGCAAAGGCTGAAGGATGCTCTGGTTCAGGAGTTAACTGGAACTAATCCAGAGCAGTTGCTTGCTGAAGAGGGAGAGACTGTTCTTGAAAAGGGACAGGGTGACTCAGAGGCAGGTAATTCCAATGCTGTTGGGGTAAATTCCTCTAATCAAGGTGATGGGGGCTCTGTTAGCAGTGAACTTTCAGCTGATAGTAGTACTACCGTGAAGACTGCCAATAATGGTATAGCCTCTGTTTTTTCTGAAGATAGGAAAGGGTTCCAGCAGTCAGAAGAAAAATCAGTAAGTCTGGAGGAATTGGCAGCTGACCGGGGAAAGCAGGGTAGTAGAGATGACCTGTCTGTTCTTGAGGATGGAAAGGGTCAGAAAAATGCCCAAAGTGATCAGGGACAGTCAGCTGAGAAATTAAATAGTCTTGCCCGGGAAAATGCTGGTTTTACTCTGGGTAAAACAGGTGATGTAGCAGGTCAGGGTAAAGAAAATGATTTCTGGAAAACAAATCAACTTGATTCAGCAGCCCAGAACAGCACATCTATTAGTAGTAAAGAACAGTTGGCCCAGAATGGACAATTTAGTGACCTGATGGGGCAGACTTCACAACAGGGTAGCGGCCTAAATGGGGCTAATGCTGCCGGGACAGCTGAAACAGCCAGGGTTAATCTGCAAAATGTGATTGAACAGATTACTGATCGTATCCAGTTCAGTCAGCAGGGAAATAAACAGCTTAATATTCAGCTGGAGCCAGAGTCATTGGGGAAGGTAAGGGTTCAGCTTAAGGTAGAGGCTGGTGAAGTAATGGCCAGACTTCTGGTAGAGAGCCAGGAGGTTAAGTCCTATCTTGAACATAATATAAATGGTCTCAGGTCTAATCTAGTCAGACAGGGATTGACAGTTGACCAGCTCTATGTTGAGTCAAATGATAAGTATTTTAATGAAGAATTTGACTCCCAACAGGGTTCCTATCAGGAACAACAGCATAGTAATCAGGAACAGAACTCTCAGGATTTTGGACAGATTAGCTATGAAGAGATGGAAACACTGCTGAGTGAAGAGGGATTTAGTGAACTCCCGCAGAGTATAATTGCAGACCACCGCTGGTCAAATCTTAATTATATCAGACACAGGATGAATCTACTGGCCTAGATAAGAAAGGGGGTGAAAAGATGTCGGCACCAAGTGTTAATGTAGACCCAACTAATAATAATTATAGTTCTTCCAATCAGGTTAAACGGGAAGATAGTAATGACCTGGATAGAGATGCTTTTTTTAAACTCTTAGCAACTCAGATGTCATATCAGGACCCATTAAATCCAATGGATAATACCCAGTTTATTTCCCAGATGGCCCAGTTTAGTTCCTTAGAACAGATGGAGAATATGAATGCCAATATGATTCAATTTTTAAGGATTCAGGGGCTATCTGAAGGTGCTTCCTTAATCGGCAAGACCGTTGAAACCATTGACCCTGAAACAGGAGAGACTATTAAGGGTGAAGTTGTTAAGGTAACCTTTGAAGATGGTAATATGTATGCCTATTTTGATGAAAAAACCAAAGTAGATGTTAATGGAATAACGGCTATACATAATGGAGATGATGATGGGGATGGAGATGGGGATGGAGATGATGATTAAAGAGGGGTGATTTTTGTGGATAATAGAATTTTAAGCAGACAGCCCTTACAGAGAACACCAAGAATCCAGCAGCATTCCAATCAAGTAAAAAGGAAAGATGCTAAAAAACGGGTTTCTTTTAGTGAGGTTTTAACAGCCCGTTTAAATGAAAAATCTAAGGTAGATTTTTCCAAACATGCCCAGAACCGCCTCCTGGCCAGGGGGATAGAAGTCAGTGAGAAAGACCTATCCCAACTAGAAGATGGCCTTGCTAAAGCTGCTGAGAAGGGTTCAAGGGAGTCACTGATTATGGTTAATCAGGTGGCCTATGTAGTTAGTGTGGAGAATAAAACGGTCATTACAGCTATTGATGACCACCATCTGAAAGAGAATGTTTTTACGAATATTGATAGTGCAGTTTTTATGTAGTTTAAATAAAAATACTGGAAAAAGGCTGGACCTATTCAGGGGGCCTTGGGGTATTATCGAATATAATATCTGCCAGTTTAAAATTTTGAAGGAGGTCGTAATTAAAAAATGATGCGTTCAATGTATGCCGGTGTTTCCGGTCTTAAGGCACATCAAACTAGAATGGATATTGTTGGTAATAATATTGCAAATGTTAATACTACAGGATATAAAGCCAGTAGGGCTACTTTTAAGGAGATGATCAGTCAGACACTACAGGGTGCTAAAGCGGCTCAGGATAACCGCGGTGGGATGAACCCACAGCAGGTTGGTCTTGGTGTTATGTTAGGGAGTATTGATACTGATCTTACCCAGGGCAATCTGCAGTCAACAGGTCGGGGTGATGACCTGGCCATTGCTGGTAATGGTTATTTTGTAGTTAATGACGGCAGTCAGAATTACTATACCAGGGCAGGTGCCCTTACCACTGATAATCAGGGTAATCTGGTTAATTCATCTAATGGCTATATTATGCAGGGGTGGATGGCTGATGACTACGGAAATATTAATACCAGTGGTGAGCCTGAAGGGCTTCTAATTCCAGTGGGGGCAACAATGAGCCCACAGGCCACTGCCAATGCTTATTTTCAGGGTAACTTTGATAGTAATACCGCTGGTGGTACAAACTGGACAAGTACGATCAATATATTTGATTCCCTGGGGGAAATGCATACAGTAACAGTTGATTTTACGCGTCAGGTACAGTCACCCCCAACAACTGGTACTATTGATTTTGGCGCCTGGACGCTACAGGCCGATGCTGGTTCGCCTGACGCTGATTTAAATGGTATTACTTTTGCCTTTGGTGCCGATACAGATACAGGACCAGCTTATAGCTATGACCCAGATTCTAAGACTTTTACATTCACTGGTGATTGGGATGGTAGTTCTGTAGCTGCACCAACAATAGCACAATTAGAGGGTTTTATAAACGGTCAATTAGGTGCTGGTAGTGTGACTTTAACTACTACTGGTACTTATGATGCAGCTGACCTGGCTGATGCTGATGATTTAAAAATGTCAGCCCCGGCTGACAACCGCTGGAATTATACAGTAGATGTTTCTGATGGATCGATTAATTCTGGTGGTAGTGGTAGTATTTCCTTTAATCCAGATGGTACTATTAGTAGTGGTGGTACATCTAATATAAACTTTGATCCTGCTGGTGGAGCAGCAGCTGGTCAGGAGGTTACTTTAGATTTCTCGGAGATAACACAGAGTTCAGCCTCCACTAAAGAGGAGGAGAATAAGACTTCGGTTACAAAAAAGAGGGCAGACGGTCATTCGATGGGTTCACTGCAGTCCTATAGTATTAATAGTGCCGGGGAACTTATTGGTGGTTTTTCAAATGGATTAAAAAGGAAACTGGGGCAGCTTGCCATAAGTAGTTTTACTAATCCTGCTGGGCTGACCAGAGAGGGAGGAAGCCTTTATTCTGAATCACAGAACTCCGGTATGGCCCAGATTGGTACTGCTAGTACACTAGGTAGAGGGAAAATAGTAGCTGGTAATTTAGAGATGTCCAATGCGAATTTATCTGACCAGTTTACAGATATGATAACTACTCAGCGCGGTTTCCAGGCCAATTCCAAGATAATTACCACCACTGATGAGATGCTGCAGGAACTGGTCAATCTAAAGAGATAGTAAGCTGAGTTCCACTTAAAGATACTTAATCCCAAGCTTGGTGTTGAGTTCTGCCAGCGAGTCTTGTGATAGAGTGTGCTATTTAAGTGTTCAAAATATATTTGCCAGAGGTAAATGATAATAAAAAAAGGGGTGGTTAGATGGTTAAATTGAAGAAAATAAATGGAGAAGAGATAGTTGTTAATGCAAGGTTGATTGAGACTGTTCAGGCCACCCCTGATACAGTTATCACATTAACAACAAATAAAAAGATTCTGGTAATGGATGATGTAGATGATATAGTAGAGAAGGTAATAGACTATCATCAAAAAATATTTTCTAATGTTAGCATAGAAAAGGGGTGAGACAAATGGACCTGGCTACACTTATAGGAATAATATTTGGGGTTACTCTCCTTGGTGGGGCTATAGTAATGGATGGGAATGCTATAATCTTTTACAACTTAAGGTCGATCTTGATTGTAATTGGTGGTACCCTGGCTGGAACAATGATTAGTTATTCCCTGGGTGAACTATTGAAGATCCCTGCCCTGGTCAGGATTGCTTTTCAAACACATCAATTAGATTCAGATGAGATTATTGATTTGATGGTTGGTTTTGCTGAAAAGGCCAGGAGAGAAGGCCTGTTGGCCCTGGAACAGGATGTTGTCAATATTAATGATGATTTCTTGCAGAAGGGTATCCAGCTGGTTGTTGATGGTACTGATCCAGAACTGGTAAGGAATATTATGGAGACTAAACTTACCTTTCTGGAGGAGAGACATGGTAAAGGACGTAGTATTATGGCTACAATGGGACAATTGGCCCCGGCCTTTGGAATGATAGGTACTTTAATTGGATTAATTCAGATGCTTAGTGAACTGGATGATCCATCAAAACTAGGTGGGGGTATGGCTGTTGCCCTGATCACAACACTCTATGGGGCTTTACTGGCTAATCTACTCTTTATTCCCTTAGCTGGTAAACTAAAGGAACGTAGTGAAGATGAGATCTTGACCAAGGAAGTTATTATTGAAGGTGTTCTCTCTATTCAGGCTGGTGAAAACCCGCGTATTGTAGATGAAAAACTGAGGGCCTTCCTGGCTGAAGATGTTCATACTGGTCAGTCAGCAGGGGCAGAGATGGATACAATGGCGGTGGGAGATAATGCCTAAATTACAAAGAAAAAAAGAAGAAGGAAATAATGGTTCACCTGCCTGGATGGTTACTTTTAGTGACTTGATGACACTGCTTTTGGTCTTTTTTGTTCTCCTCTATTCCTTTTCAGTAATGGATATTGAGAAGTTTGAGGGCTTTATGTCTGCCTTTCAGGCCCAGCTTGGTGTACTAGATGGTGGGAAAACTATTAATGATGAAAGCCTTGTTGCCCGAGGTAATATTGCTCAACGATTTAATCCCTCACTCCAGAATTTTAATAAGGTTATGGGTGAAATGAGTACTTATATCGAACAGGAGGGTTTAAATGACAGGGTTGAGATGGAACTAACTGAAAGAGGACTGGTCGTCAGATTAACAGGCCAGGTTTTATATGATGTTGGTAAGGCTGAACTCAAGGTTGGTGGTAAGAACCTCCTGGATGAAATAGCTAAGTTGCTAAAAGATATTCCTAATGATATTATGGTTGAAGGTCATACAGATAACTGGCCGATAAACAATGCAGACTTCCCTTCTAACTGGGAATTGTCTACCACCAGGGCGACTAATGTTGTAAGATATTTCATGGAAAATACAGCGATAGAGCCGTCCAGGTTAATGGCTGCCGGTTATTCAGAATACAGACCACTATTTGAGAATGATACAGTAGAACACCGGGCCAAGAACCGGAGGATAGAAATAGTAATCTTAAATACATTACATAATACGGACCTTGAAGGGAGGTAATTAAGATGGCAAATGAGGGTTTGAGTTTTAAGAGTATACTAGGGATTGCCCTGTTAATGGTGGTGATTGCCATTGGTACCAGTTATGGTTTTATGAAATTCATAACAACTAATGATAATTCACAGACGCTTAATGAAAATGCTATTGGACCTACTTATTCCCTGGGTGACTTTGTAGTTAATCTCTCTGGAACCAGGGGTTATCAGTATATTAGAGCCAGTATTGTAGTGGAGGTTAGTACAGATAATGTGATTACTGAACTGGAAAAAAGGAGTCCACAGGTAAGAGATAGTATTATCGGAATCCTGCGAGACCAACAGGTTGCTGATATTGAAGAACCAGGAGCCAGGGTTATTAAGAATAGGCTGATCACAAAGTTAAATGATATATTGAGGACAGGGGATATTACCCAGGTCTGGTTTACTCAATTAGTTGTACAATAGGGGGAGAAACAGATGGCTGATGTTTTAAGTCAAAATGAAATAGATTCTCTGCTGACAGCACTTTCCTCCGGGGATGTTGATGTTGAAGAGATAAAAAAAGAGACTGAGAATCAGGCGGTTAAGGCTTATGATTTTCGGCGGCCGGATAAATTATCCAAGGAACAAATGCGTACACTGCAGATGATTCATGAAAATCTTGCCCGGTCTTTAACTACCATTCTTTCTACTCAGCTTAGAACAATGGTTGATTTTGATGTTGCTTCAATAGAACAGATAACATATGAGGAATTTATTAGGTCATTACCTGAACCGACAATAATTGGGATCAGTGACCTGGAACCATTTAAAGGGCAGTTTATTTTTGAGTTAAATCCAGATATAGGTTTTGCAGTAATTGACCGCTTATTTGGTGGTTTTGGGAAATCTAATTTTACTTCCCGGCCTTTTACAGATATAGAGAAGGTTGTATTTAAGAGGGTAATCAACTGGATCCTCAGTGGATTTCCAGAAGCCTGGGAAAATATTGTCAGGGTTAATCCTGTATTAAGGGATATCGAATCAAATCCCCAGTTTACCCAGATTGTACCCAGTAATGATATGACTATTCTGATTACTTTGATGGCAAGAATAGGTGATAGTGAAGGACTAATTAATATATGTATTCCTTATATTATGATTGAACCGATTGTACCGAAATTAAATGCCCAACAGTGGTTCTCAAATACCAGGTCAGAACAAACCGCCCAGCATATTAATACCTTGAAAAACAAGATAAAACGCACCTCGCTTGATGTCTATGCAGAACTGGGTGGGGCTGAGTTAACTGTTTCCGAACTTCTCTATCTTCAAAAGGGTGATGTTATAAAATTAGATAAGAGATCATCTGATAATATTGATATTAGAATAGGTAAATATGTTAAATTTAAAGGTATACCAGGGAAAGCCAACAAACACCTGGCTATGAAGGTGGTTGAAGTAGTAGATACGGGAGAGGAAGGTGAAGAAGACGATGAGCAATGATGATAGAAAAGAATTATTATCCCAGGAAGAGATTGATGCTTTAATTAATGATGAGGATAGTCAGGAAGAATCGGTCACAGAGAATAATGCTGTTCAAGAAGGGCTAACAGATAATATGAAAGATGTTCTTGGTGAGGTTGGTAATATTGCCATGGGGTCAGCCGCTACTGCCCTGTATACAATACTTGATCAGAAGGTTGATATTACCACACCTAATGTGAGACAGTCTACTATTACTGAGATTATGGCTGAGTATGAGCGGCCCTGTGTTCTGGTACAGGTAGAGTATGTTGAGGGTATTGAAGGAATGAATATCCTGAT
This window contains:
- a CDS encoding flagellar hook capping FlgD N-terminal domain-containing protein; this encodes MSAPSVNVDPTNNNYSSSNQVKREDSNDLDRDAFFKLLATQMSYQDPLNPMDNTQFISQMAQFSSLEQMENMNANMIQFLRIQGLSEGASLIGKTVETIDPETGETIKGEVVKVTFEDGNMYAYFDEKTKVDVNGITAIHNGDDDGDGDGDGDDD
- a CDS encoding TIGR02530 family flagellar biosynthesis protein, with amino-acid sequence MDNRILSRQPLQRTPRIQQHSNQVKRKDAKKRVSFSEVLTARLNEKSKVDFSKHAQNRLLARGIEVSEKDLSQLEDGLAKAAEKGSRESLIMVNQVAYVVSVENKTVITAIDDHHLKENVFTNIDSAVFM
- a CDS encoding flagellar hook protein FlgE, which translates into the protein MMRSMYAGVSGLKAHQTRMDIVGNNIANVNTTGYKASRATFKEMISQTLQGAKAAQDNRGGMNPQQVGLGVMLGSIDTDLTQGNLQSTGRGDDLAIAGNGYFVVNDGSQNYYTRAGALTTDNQGNLVNSSNGYIMQGWMADDYGNINTSGEPEGLLIPVGATMSPQATANAYFQGNFDSNTAGGTNWTSTINIFDSLGEMHTVTVDFTRQVQSPPTTGTIDFGAWTLQADAGSPDADLNGITFAFGADTDTGPAYSYDPDSKTFTFTGDWDGSSVAAPTIAQLEGFINGQLGAGSVTLTTTGTYDAADLADADDLKMSAPADNRWNYTVDVSDGSINSGGSGSISFNPDGTISSGGTSNINFDPAGGAAAGQEVTLDFSEITQSSASTKEEENKTSVTKKRADGHSMGSLQSYSINSAGELIGGFSNGLKRKLGQLAISSFTNPAGLTREGGSLYSESQNSGMAQIGTASTLGRGKIVAGNLEMSNANLSDQFTDMITTQRGFQANSKIITTTDEMLQELVNLKR
- a CDS encoding flagellar FlbD family protein: MVKLKKINGEEIVVNARLIETVQATPDTVITLTTNKKILVMDDVDDIVEKVIDYHQKIFSNVSIEKG
- a CDS encoding motility protein A, giving the protein MDLATLIGIIFGVTLLGGAIVMDGNAIIFYNLRSILIVIGGTLAGTMISYSLGELLKIPALVRIAFQTHQLDSDEIIDLMVGFAEKARREGLLALEQDVVNINDDFLQKGIQLVVDGTDPELVRNIMETKLTFLEERHGKGRSIMATMGQLAPAFGMIGTLIGLIQMLSELDDPSKLGGGMAVALITTLYGALLANLLFIPLAGKLKERSEDEILTKEVIIEGVLSIQAGENPRIVDEKLRAFLAEDVHTGQSAGAEMDTMAVGDNA
- a CDS encoding flagellar motor protein MotB, with product MPKLQRKKEEGNNGSPAWMVTFSDLMTLLLVFFVLLYSFSVMDIEKFEGFMSAFQAQLGVLDGGKTINDESLVARGNIAQRFNPSLQNFNKVMGEMSTYIEQEGLNDRVEMELTERGLVVRLTGQVLYDVGKAELKVGGKNLLDEIAKLLKDIPNDIMVEGHTDNWPINNADFPSNWELSTTRATNVVRYFMENTAIEPSRLMAAGYSEYRPLFENDTVEHRAKNRRIEIVILNTLHNTDLEGR
- a CDS encoding flagellar basal body-associated FliL family protein, whose translation is MANEGLSFKSILGIALLMVVIAIGTSYGFMKFITTNDNSQTLNENAIGPTYSLGDFVVNLSGTRGYQYIRASIVVEVSTDNVITELEKRSPQVRDSIIGILRDQQVADIEEPGARVIKNRLITKLNDILRTGDITQVWFTQLVVQ
- the fliM gene encoding flagellar motor switch protein FliM, with the translated sequence MADVLSQNEIDSLLTALSSGDVDVEEIKKETENQAVKAYDFRRPDKLSKEQMRTLQMIHENLARSLTTILSTQLRTMVDFDVASIEQITYEEFIRSLPEPTIIGISDLEPFKGQFIFELNPDIGFAVIDRLFGGFGKSNFTSRPFTDIEKVVFKRVINWILSGFPEAWENIVRVNPVLRDIESNPQFTQIVPSNDMTILITLMARIGDSEGLINICIPYIMIEPIVPKLNAQQWFSNTRSEQTAQHINTLKNKIKRTSLDVYAELGGAELTVSELLYLQKGDVIKLDKRSSDNIDIRIGKYVKFKGIPGKANKHLAMKVVEVVDTGEEGEEDDEQ